Genomic DNA from Oncorhynchus clarkii lewisi isolate Uvic-CL-2024 chromosome 28, UVic_Ocla_1.0, whole genome shotgun sequence:
AACCTGTGAGGCTCTCCATACTCATTAGTTGCTCATTCAACATATTTGCTACTACTAAACTCACCAAACAGAAATGTTTCCCAGATTTTCATAAAACAGCCACACATGTGATTTCTCGTTTCCGCATTACCAAAATTTGTGCGAGGCAATAGAGTAGGCTGGGTGCGCTTCAATTGCTTGTTCGATTCAGAGCGCACCGGAGTTTCTCCACCACTTCTCACAATAGGGCTTGTTTAGTAAAGTTACATCAAATCTGAATCAATGTCTTGGaagatcacataatgattaaTTAGTATTCTTCATAACATAACCAAATATAATAGCATTGTATAACTTCACTATTACACCAAAAACACCACCTAATTTCTTATGAGATGGTTAGTTGAATAGTCCCAAAAAATAGGCAGAATTTGCTTTGATTGGAACAAAGTACAGGAAGGCTAAATTGTTTGTTAATTAACACCATCTGCTGTAATTTGCTTACGAAACAGTAATTCAAGAAGATCTTGaatgcatattcccatgaaactgattgagatcaaatgaTTGGCATGCAGACGAAGTTTTGGAGATTTCACTGTTAAAACGTGAATAATTATTATTGACAATGACAATGTCCTATTTTGAAATTAGGTATGCCTAACTTGGTGTTTGAGggtattaaaaatatattttttacatttagacAATATGTGTGGGCATAGGCAGATTGGAGAATGCATTTTCTGCATATTCTATAATGATATTCAATAGGCTAAATCTGTCGGTACAAACTGAGAAACGATGACGACATTTTAATTGCTCTCCTGGAACATAAAACATTTGTACTGCTCCTTGCgtgggatttgtgtgtgtgtgtctgggggtggCGGCTGTCACATGCTTTTTTGCACGTAGGCTACACTGTCCCGCGAATGTCCCGCAAAACTATCATGTTATCTCACATTTGGGTATTTTAAATGTGGTCACCCtaatcgtggcaaggaaacaaaacacaaagcatATTTAatttctttaggaaaacagccctaatgtagGAAACAAAATCATTATGTTGACATCTAGAATCACAttgatttattttccaagctatagcacacaacaTTTTACATActgcaggtttttaaaggaccagaGTTTGGTGTGCattgtgttttcatttttgccatggaaaacatCATGATACTGGTATCATCACAGCCCTATGTATAACACAAACATCTACCATCCCAAAGGTTGCGTGatcgaatctcatcatggacaactttagcaactttgcaactacttactacttttttggTACTTTGtgactacttagcatgttagataACCCTTCCTCTAACCAAAACCATTTAACCTACGTAACTCTTAACCCTGACCCCtggcctagctaacattagccacctaactaacgttagcaacctagctaacattagccacaacaaattgaaaTTTGTAACAATttctcccaagtggcgcagtggtctaaggcactgcatctcagtacctggttcaaatccaggctgtatcacatcctggctgtgattgggagtcccatagggcagtgcacaattggcccagcatcgtcctggtttggctggagtaggctgtcattgtaaataagaatttgttcttaattgactttcctttccttttttattttatttcacctttatttaaccaggtaggctagttgagaacaagttctcatttacaactgcgacctggccaagataaagcatagcagtgtgaacagacaacacagagttacacatggagtaaacaattaacaagtcaataacacagtagagaaaaaaaagagagtctatatacattgtgtgcaaaaggcatgaggaggtaggcaaataattacaattttgcagattattaacactggagtgataaatgatcagatggtcatgtacaggtagagatactggtgtgcaaaagagcagaaaagtaaataaatataaacagtatggggatgaggtatgtacattgggtgggctatttaccgatagactatgtacagctgcagcgatcggttagctgctcagatagcagatgtttgaagttggtgagggagataaaagtctccaacttcagcgatttttgcaattcgttccagtcacaggcagcagagaactggaacgaaaggcggccaaatgaggtgttggctttagggatgatcagtgagatacacctgctggagcgcgtgctacgggtgttgccatcgtgaccagtgaactgagataactgagacttgtagatgaccttgagccagtgggtctggcgacgaatatgtagcgagggccagccgactagagcatacaggtcgcagtggtgggtggtataaggtgctttagtaacaaaacggatggcactgtgttaaactgcatccagtttgctgagtagagtattggaagctattttgtagatgacatcgccgaagtcgaggatcggtaggatagtcagttttactagggtaagtacCTTgtgaaataaaggttcaatttaaaaattaaaaatatatctGTTACCTGAGTCCAGGTTGCATATTTCACTATGTACCATCAGCAGTCACATACACTATGTAAATAGCAATTAGGTCACTACCCTTTGGAGGTAACATCCCAGTTTTGTATGGACTGTGAATGATAGGCTGATAGTAGATATCATCAGAGGGTATAAAAGTTAGAAGCTCAGATTCAAAGTGTGTTTTGCTTATCATGCTGCACTGTTCTGAGACTCACACTTTTTCTCTGGTGTTTCCTCTCAGTCTGTCCTGCCGGCTGGAAACCAGGAAGTGACACCATCAAGCCCGACGTGCAGAAGAGCAAAGACTTCTTCTCCAAGCAGCAGTAAGACGACACATGTCTGAAGCCTGCTGTAGGACAGCTAGAATTACAGTACATTTCAAGAGAACAATGGTGAAGAGCAGTAGCCTACCTCTGTGCCTGAGAACTGTAGAACAACATCTTCAGCATCCCCTTATCTCATGTGTTTGGGTAGAGTGGAAATTATTATGACCAAACTATGAAGATTATATTAACGTATAGCTTGGAGATGTTTTAtattgtagtcatttagcagacactcttatcttaGTGTCATTGATGTCGGCCTATTTTATTCTGCTGTATCATTTTTGTAACATCTGAGGTGGACATTCGTTTTTGCCTTTAGGCCACAGATGGGATAGTCTGAAATGAGGAACAGAAGCTTTACAGGACAGAACTTGTGGCGAAAACTCAGTTAGCTTTTTGTCTCTTTATTTACAACTCAATGTCATTTCATCTTCTAAATAAAAACTTTTACAAAGGCAAAGAACGCTAACGTTTTTGTATTGCCATGCTTTATAAAATAATACACTAAACACGTTTTTTAATTACATGCTGTATTACTTTTTATGATGAAAATGAAATATAATATGGATGAATTGAAAAATGTGTAAAACAGTCGTAAGAAAACTGCGTCCAAGATGTCCGACCGTTGATTTCAAGGTAATCTATTCATGTTCACATACTGTACGTATATTCATATGTGGGTTCCTTCCGGTTTAATCATGTAGGATTTATTGCGGCCAGCACTAGCCAAATGAACGACTAAAATGAACAAGTCACTCAGAAAAATGAATCATGACTCGAGTCAGTAAAAAGAGTCGTTCAAAAAGAACAAATCGTTCGAGAACTGCACATCACAACTGTGCAGTTAACGTGGCCTCAATTTGATGTTACTTTGTAACTATAACATTGATAAGATTCCTGCAAAATTATCTGCATTTCATAGACAAGTATTCTTAGCGTGGTCATTAATATATAAACATAATTTCCCCCACATAGGTATTTCATTTGGAACAATAAGGACATTTTGTATAGAAATAAGTCTTGAATTTTTAAGAACTGGTTCAATAATCATATCCTCCTGGTGAGTCAACTTTTTAATGCAGAAGGATTGTTACTCAATTATGAGGAATTTTTATCTCGTTAAAATATCCCTGTAACACCTAGAGTTTGCCATAGTCTTTGATGCTATTCCATCTGGAGCTCTCATGTTATTTAGAGGTGTAGCCAGACCTCACCTTCTTGACCTACCCTCGCCTAATCCAGTTGACTCTCCAATAGGGAAAATATGTTTCTCCTTGCTCCCTCAGAACAACAGATCTATACGTGCTTTTTTCAAAGGGATATTATATCAATTCCTTATGTCACAAGTTACTGGAATACATTGGTCACTAATATCTGTTGGGGAAAAGTCTGGTTATTACCACACATGCTTGCTTGTTAACAAGGTCAAAGAGGTCTCTTTCAGAATTATCCATAAGTATTACCCTGCAAATCATTACCTGTAGAAAATCAAAAAAGACATTGATTGTACATTGATTGTACTTTTTGTGTTGAGCATCCAGAAACAGTTTTGCATTTATTTTGCCATTGTCTACATGTAAAACAATTATGGAAAGATATTCAGTTTTATAATTGTTAATATTCTTGATGACTTTTGTTTTTTATGGGAGAATGTGCTGCTCTGTCTCCTTAACCaaagataaagaaaaacaatTTTACATCGTAAATGTAAGTGTGCTAATGTAAAAATGTCATATTCATAAATGTAAATTCACTGATAAAAAACAATCTTCCGTGTTTTCTATAAGGAATTCGAGCAGTACATTAAGACCATTCAACATTCTTCTAATAAGAAAGCTGTTAAAACAataaatatatgtgtgtgttttttggacTTTGTATAATCTGTAATTTGTTGTACCCCCTAGCATATGTTATCATTGTCTATTTGTGTACTTGTATGTATACACACTATTCTACATTAGGAAAAAAAAGAGTGCAGTTAAACTCGGTCTCGCGGTACTTTTTACCTCAGGTTGAACAAGGGGGTAGGTACGCTAGCTACCTAGTGGTTTTGTCTATGACAAAAGTATATCAGATGAACGTTAGCTACCtataaacacttattttaacaATATATAAATACTTTTTAAATAATTGACAGTACTGTAAAGTTAGGCCGCTAGCTACTGGAAATTAGCTAACGACAAACCAACAACGTTCACGATGGCAACTGGAAAGATGTGTAGTAGGCCAAAAaaacaggagacagcagaggtaTGACAACGAAACACTTGATTAATATGAGCTTGTGTAAATGTATATAGAAACTAATATACGTTTCACTCGGTGAAACGGAGAAAACGTACTTTCAATCTGCAATGATATTAGCTGGCATAGTTAGCTATTTTACGTCAGTTCTGTCATCAGTCAGTCATCTGGCGTACTCAAGTGGTCTTGCATGAGAACTGCACTGTCATTGAACATCCCACCAGATTCGGAAACGATTTTCCCCCTCTGTAGTGGACCAGCTTATTTCAAAACGAACTGAAAACTGAAGAAAAGTCCCTGGTCTTTGTGAAGCGAATGATGGCCCTCGCCGTTTCTTCCATCACATATCTCAGAGGAATATTCCCTGAGGACGCCTACAGATCTCGATATCTAGAAGGTGATGTGAGGGCAGTTAAGGTTATTTTTCAAAGACATGTTGTTTAAAAATGTTGTAAACAAGCACATGCATAACGTTAATTGTGTCACCACTCACCACACAACCAAAAATAATATTGTCTTTATCATAATGTCTTTTTCAGCAACTGTTTTTATGTATCCACCAGATTTATGCATCAAAGTTTTACGAGAAGACTGCACAACACCTGGTGTCTGCAAAATTGTAAAGTGGTAAGTACATTATTTTGCAGGACAGACATATTTCAAGTTCATACAAAACAGCAGCTTCCCACGTCAGACAACACTCAAATTACATTTGATGGTGGTCATATTCTGacattaaattattattttaaagGCTGATGGGGTGCTTCGACGCATTAGAGAGAGGATATGTAAGTACAGGACCTTATGGTTCTTTTGAATGTGTTTcatcattttgttttgttttaacagACAATTTGTGGCTATTTTCTTATCTTTTTACAGCTTCAGGTTGTGTTTATTGGGGTAGGTGAATCTAGTCTTTTCTAAATACATATTTTGTCCTCAACTGTTGTATTTAAAAATGGTCTCACTATTTCAATGAAATGGAAGCTTTATAATTTGTATAATATGATATGCAGGTCTGCACCAATCCAGATAATCCCAACGTAAGTTCTCACTCCTTAaaacccttcacacacacacacagacctaagTTCCCTGAAGTTCCATTGCTTCTAAAATGTTAATGGTTGCTTCTCCCTCCATTAGTGCATCATCGAGTCATACCAGTTCAAGTTCACATACACAGACAAAGGACCACAGATGGACATTCTGAGGTGAATTTGTGGCTTCAATCTACTCATTTAAGCTTTGATTCAGCCTAAGGTAAAAAATATCTGATCTCCTTTTGAATCCCCAGAAACCAGAATGTGGAGATGCAGATCACAATGGAGGATACCAAGAAGGCCTCTGTCCTCTTGATCAGGAAGCTGTTTCTCCTCATGCAGAACTTGGACGTGCTCCCCAATGATGTCTGCCTCACCATGAAGCTCTACTACTTTGACGACAGTAAGGCAAATCCCTTTGTTTTTGTTGACAGTAAGGGTTACTGCTGTATATGTCTAcagctgttacggtgaccgtattaccgccacaccggcagtcaggAGTCATGattgcagtcaaattccatgtgaccatgAGTCACAGTAACTAGGTTTCTCCAAAACTGCgctctgatggtcattagtagcctaccaaacttgctaacggcCAGTTGTTAATATTCGGTACTCAGCATTCTAGTGTCCcactaatcactctgacatcaatgcaaatgcattCGAAAATCGAAACAAACActtaatcaaataacattttattggtcacatacacatatttagcagatgttcttgtgggtgtagcaaaatgcttgtctgcgggtgtagtgaaatgcttgtaatgtagcgaaatgcttctcaTGAGAGCCCTGGCATTGAGTTTGAGCGGAAAAGGATCACCTGTTGCGCAGTGAGCGCCAGCGCCTCATAGCTGGTTGATGCATGGAATAAAATACATGTTCTTGTTGCGCAACATTTGTATAGGcaatgcaattgcgtgagaaaacagagttgtGATGGCCTCTATTATTAAAAAAAGGAAGATCTCATGAGCTTTCTATAGGCTTGGCCTACTGTATGTATTTcccaactttcctaatattaagcacattgcttcgctTTACGA
This window encodes:
- the LOC139387345 gene encoding zebrafish testis-expressed 38, with the translated sequence MATGKMCSRPKKQETAEWTSLFQNELKTEEKSLVFVKRMMALAVSSITYLRGIFPEDAYRSRYLEDLCIKVLREDCTTPGVCKIVKWLMGCFDALERGYLQVVFIGVCTNPDNPNCIIESYQFKFTYTDKGPQMDILRNQNVEMQITMEDTKKASVLLIRKLFLLMQNLDVLPNDVCLTMKLYYFDDITPADYEPPGFKEGVNDNLWFEGMAVHFRVGEVHTPFHTLKVRVAAEQGRVEKLQEGNYLKESQVSTATQSTLPGLAPTGAQDPDNERYKEDDFPSEDESAQFKKPKKPVAKSKGDANKLAKKKGRKEQ